From one Musa acuminata AAA Group cultivar baxijiao chromosome BXJ2-6, Cavendish_Baxijiao_AAA, whole genome shotgun sequence genomic stretch:
- the LOC103990255 gene encoding uncharacterized protein LOC103990255 → MGEGRGETCPCMPRGAAPFYHQQRRHHVVVVPPKAQTCNMSSRWTRGAVSLGASGLPGPVLDMDVLVASGPPSVSESFRHSFPSHLLLSFHIPHIEEEIAQISKSYPKRVRIFSSRIVLLGANLLPMKPAVSVMFLLFLVLLLSANRSQGTRVLEEESLAPLHRQVHVSGFSEKESLMKEAEEEESGVPGELLRRGSHGDLSGKSRKLMTNAMATSKSGKSNDVGADSAQNNQKHSKDEADRSQDDTHTAPPASKRPPTYPDILDIAGMDYSPAKRKPPIHN, encoded by the exons ATGGGGGAAGGGAGGGGGGAGACCTGTCCTTGTATGCCGAGGGGAGCTGCACCTTTCTATCACCAACAGCGTCGCCACCACGTTGTCGTGGTGCCGCCCAAAGCACAGACATGCAACATGAGCAGCCGCTGGACACGTGGCGCCGTCTCTCTGGGGGCCTCCGGCCTCCCGGGTCCCGTCCTCGACATGGACGTCCTCGTGGCCTCGGGCCCGCCCTCAG TGTCAGAAAGTTTTAGACACTCATTCCCTAGCCACTTacttctctccttccacatcccgcATATAGAAGAGGAGATAGCTCAGATCTCCAAGTCGTACCCCAAACGTGTACGTATCTTCTCTTCTCGTATAGTCCTCCTAGGAGCAAACCTCCTTCCAATGAAGCCTGCGGTGTCAGTGATGTTTCTTCTTTTCCTGGTTCTACTACTCTCGGCTAACAGATCTCAAG GGACCAGAGTGTTGGAAGAAGAGTCACTGGCTCCCCTGCACCGCCAAGTCCATGTCAGTGGCTTCTCG GAGAAAGAGAGTTTGATGAAAgaagcagaagaggaagagagcgGGGTTCCAGGAGAACTGCTCCGACGGGGATCACATGGGGATCTCTCAG GAAAGAGCAGGAAACTCATGACCAATGCGATGGCCACCTCTAAG AGCGGTAAGAGCAACGACGTGGGAGCCGACAGTGCACAGAACAATCAGAAACATTCCAAGGATGAAGCCGATAGGAGCCAAGACGACACCCACACGGCGCCGCCTGCTTCGAAGCGACCGCCGACCTACCCCGACATCCTGGACATAGCGGGAATGGACTATTCTCCTGCAAAGAGAAAGCCTCCAATCCACAACTGA
- the LOC103990060 gene encoding small ribosomal subunit protein uS17, whose product MAEQTEKAFLKQPKVFLCPKKPGKGKRPGKGGNRFWKSIGLGFKTPREAIEGTYIDKKCPFTGNVSIRGRILAGTCHSAKMNRTIIVRRNYLHYVKKYQRYEKRHSNIAAHISPCFRVKEGDHVIIGQCRPLAKTVTFNVLKVIPAGSTGGGKKAFAAV is encoded by the exons ATGGCGGAACAG ACGGAGAAGGCATTCCTTAAGCAGCCAAAGGTGTTCCTTTG CCCAAAGAAACCTGGTAAGGGAAAGAGACCTGGTAAGGGCGGCAACAGATTCTGGAAGAGTATTGGGCTTGGGTTCAAGACTCCAAGAGAGGCCATTGAAG GTACTTACATCGATAAGAAATGCCCATTCACTGGGAATGTGTCAATTAGGGGTCGTATCTTAGCTGGCACATGCCATAGTGCCAAGATGAACCGAACCATTATCGTACGCAGAAACTATCTTCACTATGTGAAAAAATATCAAAG GTATGAGAAGAGGCACTCTAATATAGCAGCGCATATCTCACCCTGCTTCCGTGTCAAGGAAGGGGACCATGTTATCATTGGTCAGTGCAG ACCATTGGCAAAAACTGTGACTTTCAATGTTTTGAAAGTCATACCAGCTGGATCGACAGGTGGTGGCAAGAAGGCATTCGCAGCTGTGTAA